Proteins encoded within one genomic window of Neodiprion fabricii isolate iyNeoFabr1 chromosome 6, iyNeoFabr1.1, whole genome shotgun sequence:
- the LOC124184540 gene encoding multiple coagulation factor deficiency protein 2 homolog isoform X2 codes for MVRITRKYSIYKLNCTEQFLGNCSTPSTWTPETGNPRIRTAAGSVHREPREASDSRKARQMLLLVLAGLFVEFSVGFRGPHHPKSGISHHHYAPQKDGLKLTQDAELLHDASHLKEDLGALADQLDLSKMSDQELEFYYFNFHDIDNNTKLDGLEILNAILHTLHQHEGDERTEYETARENLEELPRIIDLIDNVLEEDDLDNDGYLGYIEYVLGRQRDENTEAKRDKKLIIP; via the exons ATGGTCAGAATAACCAGAAAATACTCTATCTACAAGCTCAATTGCACCGAGCA ATTCCTCGGAAACTGTTCGACTCCGAGCACGTGGACGCCCGAAACAGGAAACCCGCGAATTCGAACGGCAGCAGGTTCCGTTCACCGCGAACCCCGGGAGGCGAGCGATTCGCGTAAGGCGAGACAG ATGCTGCTCCTGGTACTGGCGGGACTCTTCGTTGAATTTTCCGTCGGATTTCGTGGACCACATCATCCCAAGAGCGGGATTTCGCATCATCATTACGCCCCGCAAAAGGATGGTTTAAAACTGACCCAGGACGCCGAACTTTTACACGACGCCAG CCATTTGAAAGAAGACTTGGGTGCCTTAGCGGATCAATTGGATCTCTCGAAAATGTCTGATCAGGAATTGGAGTTCTATTATTTCAA CTTCCACGATATTGACAATAACACCAAACTTGACGGTTTGGAAATCCTTAATGCAATTCTGCATACTTTGCACCAACACGAAGGAGACGAAAGGACTGAATATGAAACAGCTCGGGAAAATCTAGAAGAACTGCCTAGGATTATTG ATCTAATTGACAATGTGCTTGAAGAAGACGATCTGGACAACGATGGATACTTGGGATACATCGAATACGTGCTCGGAAGACAACGGGATGAAAATACAGAAGCGAAAAGAGATAAAAAGCTCATAATACCATAG
- the LOC124184540 gene encoding multiple coagulation factor deficiency protein 2 homolog isoform X3: MLLLVLAGLFVEFSVGFRGPHHPKSGISHHHYAPQKDGLKLTQDAELLHDASHLKEDLGALADQLDLSKMSDQELEFYYFNFHDIDNNTKLDGLEILNAILHTLHQHEGDERTEYETARENLEELPRIIGCGGKKTNSTAINLLCYLIDNVLEEDDLDNDGYLGYIEYVLGRQRDENTEAKRDKKLIIP; this comes from the exons ATGCTGCTCCTGGTACTGGCGGGACTCTTCGTTGAATTTTCCGTCGGATTTCGTGGACCACATCATCCCAAGAGCGGGATTTCGCATCATCATTACGCCCCGCAAAAGGATGGTTTAAAACTGACCCAGGACGCCGAACTTTTACACGACGCCAG CCATTTGAAAGAAGACTTGGGTGCCTTAGCGGATCAATTGGATCTCTCGAAAATGTCTGATCAGGAATTGGAGTTCTATTATTTCAA CTTCCACGATATTGACAATAACACCAAACTTGACGGTTTGGAAATCCTTAATGCAATTCTGCATACTTTGCACCAACACGAAGGAGACGAAAGGACTGAATATGAAACAGCTCGGGAAAATCTAGAAGAACTGCCTAGGATTATTG GATGTGGCGGAAAGAAGACAAACAGCACAGCGATTAATTTGCTCTGTT ATCTAATTGACAATGTGCTTGAAGAAGACGATCTGGACAACGATGGATACTTGGGATACATCGAATACGTGCTCGGAAGACAACGGGATGAAAATACAGAAGCGAAAAGAGATAAAAAGCTCATAATACCATAG
- the LOC124184540 gene encoding uncharacterized protein LOC124184540 isoform X1 has product MVRITRKYSIYKLNCTEQFLGNCSTPSTWTPETGNPRIRTAAGSVHREPREASDSRKARQMLLLVLAGLFVEFSVGFRGPHHPKSGISHHHYAPQKDGLKLTQDAELLHDASHLKEDLGALADQLDLSKMSDQELEFYYFNFHDIDNNTKLDGLEILNAILHTLHQHEGDERTEYETARENLEELPRIIGCGGKKTNSTAINLLCYLIDNVLEEDDLDNDGYLGYIEYVLGRQRDENTEAKRDKKLIIP; this is encoded by the exons ATGGTCAGAATAACCAGAAAATACTCTATCTACAAGCTCAATTGCACCGAGCA ATTCCTCGGAAACTGTTCGACTCCGAGCACGTGGACGCCCGAAACAGGAAACCCGCGAATTCGAACGGCAGCAGGTTCCGTTCACCGCGAACCCCGGGAGGCGAGCGATTCGCGTAAGGCGAGACAG ATGCTGCTCCTGGTACTGGCGGGACTCTTCGTTGAATTTTCCGTCGGATTTCGTGGACCACATCATCCCAAGAGCGGGATTTCGCATCATCATTACGCCCCGCAAAAGGATGGTTTAAAACTGACCCAGGACGCCGAACTTTTACACGACGCCAG CCATTTGAAAGAAGACTTGGGTGCCTTAGCGGATCAATTGGATCTCTCGAAAATGTCTGATCAGGAATTGGAGTTCTATTATTTCAA CTTCCACGATATTGACAATAACACCAAACTTGACGGTTTGGAAATCCTTAATGCAATTCTGCATACTTTGCACCAACACGAAGGAGACGAAAGGACTGAATATGAAACAGCTCGGGAAAATCTAGAAGAACTGCCTAGGATTATTG GATGTGGCGGAAAGAAGACAAACAGCACAGCGATTAATTTGCTCTGTT ATCTAATTGACAATGTGCTTGAAGAAGACGATCTGGACAACGATGGATACTTGGGATACATCGAATACGTGCTCGGAAGACAACGGGATGAAAATACAGAAGCGAAAAGAGATAAAAAGCTCATAATACCATAG